The Raphanus sativus cultivar WK10039 chromosome 6, ASM80110v3, whole genome shotgun sequence sequence gggcctaatctactttctaaaacaaataacacatagctttatatgttgtatagaatatagtaatattgtatagtatatacatatacaataatactaaaaacaaaccaaactgaaatataatatatatcgacaaaatgctttgaaccattacacacataatatatttgacctcagagataaaatttactttgaagttatataataattatttttaaaaattaaacttcgtaatgtacaaaaaacataagttttatatcaaattttgtgttacaataaaaaaacacaactcgcgcttgcaaagtgttatttttatatacgaaagacagttttgatattgttctttaaacacaaaattgaattatacaaactcgatactacataaaactaaacaatatagaatacattttaaaaataaaatctgtgCGGGTGCGCATGGCCTTTTACGaaaaatcgtagatatgtttatataatatataaatatagtatgATAcacatattttcttataaataatactccaatataaattttgtatgataaatattgaaaatacaaaatatatagcactatatattttaaataatatataaaaaatctactttacgttatcataaaatttaaaaatcaaatttagtaattaaaacacattgcttatttaaatacattagtacacattgttatttatcaaaatgttatattaatacacattgcaatcatttataatatttagtacaaacaaagataaaaaaaattgacttccgctcggtcgagcgggtcatgatctagttacgTTTTGTAATCAAAATCAATATACGGACATAACAGTCCGTTGGTGTCCTGTTATAAAGTTATTTGCTTTTATTTCCTCCTTTCATGGgtcctttttatttcttctctctctctctctctctctctctctgtgtttcTTTCATGGGTGTTAAGAGTAGTGTTTAGCTCGTGAAGggtctttctcctcttcttcctcttttcttctGGTGTTCTTCAATGGCGAATGTAGATGGAAATGATCTCCCAACCTCTTTCTCAAGTAAGTAAAACACAAGAGAGTTAGCCACTAACTCTGTTTGGTTACTTTGtaaaagtttcaatttttctttcatgttttaaagaaaaacccACTTCAAAGTTTACAactttgttttgatattttcaggGTCTTACAACGATGCTCTATACACAGAGCTATGGAAAGCTTGTGCAGGTCCATTAGTGGACGTTCCTCTTGCTGAAGAGAGAGTTTTCTACTTCCCTCAGGGTCACATGGAACaagtatatctttttttttttaccaaattaACCTTCTTTACCTCATTCTctttctaagtttttttttctaattgcAGCTTGTGGCTTCAACTAATCAGGGAATTGAATCAGAGGAGATACCTGATTTCAAACTTCCTCCCAAGATACTTTGTAGAGTTCTTAGTGTCATGTTAAAGGTGAAAGTTTGAAGCATAATAgctcttgtttgttttttattatggATCTGTTTTTTTAACATGTTTGGATGTATATAGGCTGAGCATGAAACAGATGAAGTCTACGCTCAGATCACACTAAAACCAGAGGAAGATGTAAGTTCTTAAGCAGtgttataaaataagttataattttatagtatcGAGAATTTTAAATAAGAGTGAAATTTTATACCCGCAGAAGAGAGATAATACTGATACAAGAGAGTAAACGAGAGAAAGTTTATTAtatagaggaggaggagagaatTGTGTGTCTTACAATGATCGAAGTCGATCGTATATATAGAAGTAAGAAAAGTAAATTACTATGCATGCACAGTGATAATGGGCTCCACACTTGTTACATTTACACGAAGCTTGGGTAATTCGGTGCTGTCATTTTTGACATTTGTTTCATGCacgtttataacactcccccttggagaCCAGTGTCACTATCATCTTTTGCTTAACATCTtttgttgcctcgttaaaaacctttccaggaaaacccaatgggaaaaACCATAGTAAGgtaaaaagagtacaaccacGTAAGCTCCCCCTCGAATGAGCAGTCATAAATCATTCTGATGACGCATTCCAATGTTATGAACATGTTTTCTGAACACCGAGGTAGGAAGTGATTTAGTGAAGAGGTCAGCTGCATTGTCGCTTGATCGAACATATCTTActtcaatctctttcttcttctcgagtTCTTGTGTGTATGAGAAGAATTTCGGATGAATATGCTTCGTCCTATCGCTTTTGATATATCCTTCCTTTGTTTGAGCAACACATGCCGCATTATCTTCATATAGAATAGTTGGCTCCATATTTTCGTCAATTCCACTGCTTGAACAGATATGTCGGCTTATTGATCTTAGCCATATACATTCTCGACTTGTTTCATGGAGTGCGATGATCTCAGCATGATTTGAAGAAGTAGCCACGAGTGTCTGCTTTTGAGAACGCCAAGATATGGCGGTACCTCCAATTGTAAAAATGTATCCCGTTTGTGATCTAGCTTTGTGTGGATCTGACAAGTAAcctgcatctgcaaaaccaatcATTCGACCCTTTGAATTTTTAGG is a genomic window containing:
- the LOC130495509 gene encoding auxin response factor 18-like, whose product is MANVDGNDLPTSFSRSYNDALYTELWKACAGPLVDVPLAEERVFYFPQGHMEQLVASTNQGIESEEIPDFKLPPKILCRVLSVMLKAEHETDEVYAQITLKPEEDVSS